The DNA region CTCGGGCGCTTACGGTGTCGTGGTGCCGATGGTCTCGTCCGCTGACGAGGCGAAGGCCGCGGTGAGCGCCTGCCGGTTCCCGCCTGTCGGCGTACGAAGTTGGGGCCCCATGTGGGGCTACGTGCGCTCCGACGGTGCCCTGCCTCCCGCCGAGCAGGACGCGGGTGTGCTGTGCATCGTCATGATCGAGACGGCGGAGGCGATCGAGGAGCTCGACGCGATCCTGACCACGGAGGGCCTCGACGGCATCTACATCGGCCCCAACGACCTCGCTCTCGCATGTGGTTTCGGTCGCGGCACCTACCGGGATGAGCCCGCGGTGGCGGCGCTGATCCAGAAGATCGTGGACGCATGTCGGGCGGCCGGGGTGCCCGTGGGACTGCACTGCTCGGACCCAGAGATGGGCCGCGACTGGATTGCGCGCGGCGTTTCGATGGTCACGATTGCGCAGGACACCGGACTCCTCGCCGAGGGAGCGCTCAAGGCGCTGCACAGGGCACGTGGTCGCGGCGGTGACGCAGCGCCAGAGTCTCCCCGGCCGTATTGATCCTGAAGCGGCCGCGGAGGCGCTGCGGCAGCGTGCGTCGGGCAGCGTGCGTCGGGTCGCGAGTGTTCGGCAGCGTGCGTCGGGCAGCGTGCGTCGGGTCGCGAGTGGCCTGCGCGGCTCGCGGAGCTAGCGGCGCGGGTCGATGTGGAACTTGGGCCCAGGGCCCGCGCCAGCGGGGCGCTCGCCAGCGAGGATCGCGGCGGTCGCATCGAGACCCACGGTTGCCGCCACGAGCGGTCGAGGGTCGACCGCGCCGGTGGCGTAGAGCTCGACGGTTTCCTCGAGCCCTCCCGATGCGGACAGCACGCCCACGGCGGTCACGTCTTTGATTGCCACTTCCCGGGTGTCGATGAGGCTCGGCTCGCCCGCGATCCCGATCAGTACGACGCGCCCTCCGGGTTCCACGATGTCCACGGCGAGCGCGGGGGAGCCCTTGGTGTTGGATGCGTCGACGACGGCGCGGAAGGCGTGGGCGCGGTCAAGCCCGTCCAGAGTCGTGGTGTGCCTGAAGCCGAGGCTCCGCGCGAAGTCCAAGGAGCGCTCGGAACGGCCCACGATATGCACCTCGGCGCCTTGAGCTTGAGCGATCTGAGCGACGAGCAGGCCGATGGTTCCTGCGCCGATGACGAGTACCGAATCGCCGGGGCGAAGATTCGCGCCGCGCACCGCCCGCAGGGCGTTTCCACCCGGCTCCACGAGCGCGCCGAGAACCGAGTCGAAGTCCTCCGGCAGCGCGATGAGCGCGGAAGTGGGCACGGTGAGTCGTTCGGCGAGCGCTCCCGGCCATCCGTGGCGCACGCCGATCTCGTAGCGCTCCTCACACAGGTGTTGGCGGCCGTCCAGGCATCGCGGGCACGTGCGGCAACCGAGCATCGTGTCGCCCGTGACACGACGCCCCACCCAGGATGCGTCGCTGTCGTCGCCTACTTCGACCACCCGCCCACACCATTCGTGGCCGATGCGCATCGGGAACGTCGCGTCGCCAGAGACGAGATAGGCCATGTCGCCCCGGTAGAACTCCATGTCCGTGCCGCACACACCAACGCGGTCCACTTCGACGATCACTTGGCCCGGATCGGCGACGGGTTCGGGGACGTCGGCGACTCCACCGATTCCTGGTCCGGTGATGACGAAGGCGCGCATGCGGGTCCTCCCAATCGAGCGTAAACGCAACGCCTCAAGTGTAGTGATGTTCTGATAGAGCGAAGCCGGTTCCAATAAACGGAACTTGTTGGTAGGGTGCGAGGCATGGTGATGTCCGAAGACCGTGCAGAGGCCGACGGGCGGCTCGTGGGTTCCGATCGCGTCCTTGCACTGCTCATCGAGTTGGCCCGGCGTCCGGACGGGGCGAGCCTAGACGACCTTGCGGTCGCCTTGGACAGCGCCAAGTCGACCGTCCATCGTGCGCTCGGATCCCTGACGCGGTCGGGCCTCGCGACGCGGGAGTCGCTCGGGCGCTACTCGCTGGGCGACGAGTTCTTGAGGCTCGCGTTCGCGTACCAAGAGTCACGGCCAGAGGCGGC from Demequina lutea includes:
- a CDS encoding HpcH/HpaI aldolase family protein; the protein is MEQNHGTTARAAAHLRSAIANGGAYGIWTSIPDLSVAELVGGLPYDYVIVDLQHGVTTFTELPALAQAMRAAGNAPLVRVPWKDPAQIMRAIDSGAYGVVVPMVSSADEAKAAVSACRFPPVGVRSWGPMWGYVRSDGALPPAEQDAGVLCIVMIETAEAIEELDAILTTEGLDGIYIGPNDLALACGFGRGTYRDEPAVAALIQKIVDACRAAGVPVGLHCSDPEMGRDWIARGVSMVTIAQDTGLLAEGALKALHRARGRGGDAAPESPRPY
- a CDS encoding zinc-dependent alcohol dehydrogenase yields the protein MRAFVITGPGIGGVADVPEPVADPGQVIVEVDRVGVCGTDMEFYRGDMAYLVSGDATFPMRIGHEWCGRVVEVGDDSDASWVGRRVTGDTMLGCRTCPRCLDGRQHLCEERYEIGVRHGWPGALAERLTVPTSALIALPEDFDSVLGALVEPGGNALRAVRGANLRPGDSVLVIGAGTIGLLVAQIAQAQGAEVHIVGRSERSLDFARSLGFRHTTTLDGLDRAHAFRAVVDASNTKGSPALAVDIVEPGGRVVLIGIAGEPSLIDTREVAIKDVTAVGVLSASGGLEETVELYATGAVDPRPLVAATVGLDATAAILAGERPAGAGPGPKFHIDPRR